The following are encoded in a window of Streptococcus pasteurianus genomic DNA:
- a CDS encoding cysteine desulfurase family protein, translating to MIYFDNSATTIPYPEVLRTYQEVASKIFGNPSSLHNLGTKASRILEASRKQIADLLGVKSTEIIFTSGGTESDNWVLKGVAFEKERYGKHIIVSDIEHPAVKESAKWLSEHGFDVSYAPVNDQGFVDIKALAALLRPDTTLVSIMAVNNEIGSIQPIKEISELLADKQGISFHVDAVQAIGKIPSADYLTDRVDFASFSGHKFHSVRGVGFIYKKEGKKLTPLLAGGGQEGDLRSTTENVAGIAATAKALRLVTDKEAYALPKIAKMKEVIYDELAKHKDIVIFSGKDDTFAPNILTFGIKGVRGEVVVHAFEEHEIYISTTSACSSKAGKPAGTLIAMGVPTKLAQSAVRISLDDDNDMGQVEQFLTIFKQVYEKTKKVR from the coding sequence ATGATATATTTTGATAATTCAGCTACAACAATTCCCTATCCTGAAGTGTTACGCACTTATCAGGAAGTTGCTAGCAAGATATTTGGAAATCCCTCAAGTTTGCATAATTTAGGAACAAAGGCTAGTCGTATTTTAGAAGCTAGTCGCAAGCAAATTGCGGATTTATTAGGGGTTAAGAGTACTGAAATTATTTTTACGTCTGGTGGTACAGAAAGTGATAACTGGGTACTTAAAGGTGTTGCCTTTGAAAAAGAACGTTATGGCAAACACATCATCGTTTCAGATATTGAACACCCAGCGGTTAAAGAGTCGGCAAAATGGCTAAGCGAACACGGTTTTGATGTTTCATATGCACCTGTTAATGACCAAGGCTTTGTGGATATCAAAGCATTAGCTGCGCTTTTGCGACCAGATACAACTTTGGTATCAATCATGGCAGTAAATAATGAGATTGGCTCTATCCAACCGATTAAAGAAATTTCTGAATTATTAGCTGATAAGCAAGGCATTTCATTCCATGTGGATGCTGTTCAAGCTATTGGAAAAATTCCATCGGCGGATTATTTAACTGACCGTGTTGATTTTGCAAGCTTTTCAGGGCATAAATTCCACAGCGTTCGTGGGGTTGGTTTCATTTATAAAAAAGAAGGAAAAAAATTAACCCCATTATTAGCTGGTGGTGGTCAGGAAGGTGACCTTCGTTCTACAACTGAAAATGTAGCAGGAATTGCGGCTACGGCTAAAGCACTTCGCTTGGTGACTGATAAAGAAGCTTATGCTCTTCCGAAAATTGCCAAGATGAAAGAAGTTATCTATGACGAGCTAGCTAAGCATAAAGATATTGTTATTTTCTCAGGTAAAGATGATACATTTGCTCCAAATATTTTAACCTTTGGAATTAAAGGGGTTCGTGGTGAAGTTGTGGTTCATGCTTTCGAAGAACACGAAATTTACATTTCAACCACATCAGCTTGTTCATCAAAAGCTGGAAAACCTGCTGGAACATTGATTGCTATGGGCGTTCCAACGAAATTAGCACAATCAGCTGTCCGAATCAGTCTTGATGATGATAATGACATGGGACAAGTTGAGCAATTTCTAACGATTTTCAAACAAGTTTACGAAAAAACCAAAAAAGTAAGATAA
- a CDS encoding CapA family protein, with protein sequence MFDRIIYKKTTLACLSFLVISLLGSGVYSLAFEKSSSNTTQTTEKQAQNKSNTTKTARVMANGDILIHNGLYGSAEQADGSYDFTPFFEYVKDWISSADLAIGDYEGTISPDYPLGGYPLFNAPSEIADAMKDTGYDVVDLAHNHILDSGLSGAINTVETFENFGLSTIGVYKENRDTEDILIKNINGIKIAILGYSYGYNGMEANVADEDYEKHMSDLDEDKMKSEIQEAEKKADVTIVMPQMGTEYALEPTDEQVTLYHKMIDWGADVVFGGHPHVAEPSETLEKDGDKKFIIYSMGNFISNQRLETVDNIWTERGLLMDVTFEKKNNKTTIKTVAAHPTMVWVWSKGVTGSEGFVLSDYRTLVLEDFIEGGKYRDILDSTMQEKVDTAYQEMNELVNLQWD encoded by the coding sequence ATGTTTGATAGGATTATTTATAAAAAAACAACGCTTGCTTGTTTGAGTTTTTTGGTGATTTCCTTGCTTGGTTCGGGTGTGTATAGTCTAGCTTTTGAAAAATCGAGCTCTAATACGACACAAACGACAGAAAAACAAGCACAAAACAAAAGCAATACGACGAAAACAGCGCGTGTCATGGCAAATGGTGATATTCTCATCCACAATGGGCTTTATGGAAGTGCTGAACAAGCTGACGGAAGCTATGATTTCACGCCGTTTTTTGAGTACGTCAAGGACTGGATTTCAAGTGCTGACTTGGCTATCGGTGATTACGAAGGAACGATTAGCCCTGATTACCCTTTGGGTGGTTATCCGCTTTTTAATGCACCAAGTGAAATCGCTGACGCTATGAAAGACACGGGGTATGATGTTGTTGATTTAGCGCATAATCACATTTTGGATTCTGGGCTTTCAGGTGCTATCAATACGGTTGAAACCTTTGAAAATTTTGGCTTGTCAACTATCGGTGTTTACAAAGAAAATCGTGATACGGAAGACATTCTCATTAAAAATATCAACGGCATCAAAATTGCGATTTTGGGTTATTCTTATGGCTATAATGGCATGGAAGCGAATGTGGCAGATGAAGATTACGAAAAACATATGTCAGATTTAGATGAAGATAAAATGAAATCAGAAATTCAAGAAGCTGAAAAGAAAGCTGATGTCACAATTGTCATGCCACAAATGGGAACAGAATACGCTCTTGAACCAACAGACGAACAAGTAACGCTTTATCATAAAATGATTGACTGGGGAGCAGATGTTGTGTTTGGTGGACATCCTCACGTTGCTGAGCCGTCTGAAACGCTTGAAAAAGACGGCGATAAAAAATTTATCATCTATTCAATGGGGAATTTTATCTCTAACCAGCGTTTAGAAACGGTTGATAATATCTGGACAGAACGTGGTCTCTTAATGGACGTCACTTTTGAAAAGAAAAATAATAAAACAACAATCAAGACCGTTGCCGCTCATCCGACAATGGTTTGGGTTTGGAGTAAGGGTGTGACGGGCTCAGAAGGCTTTGTGCTTTCCGATTATCGAACGCTTGTTTTGGAAGATTTTATTGAAGGTGGAAAGTATCGTGATATTCTTGATTCAACTATGCAAGAAAAAGTGGATACTGCCTACCAAGAAATGAATGAATTGGTGAATTTACAATGGGATTAA
- the rplU gene encoding 50S ribosomal protein L21, with translation MSTYAIIKTGGKQVKVEVGQAIYVEKLDVEAGSEVTFNEVVLVGGDKTVVGTPVVEGATVVGTVEKQGKQKKVVTFKYKPKKGSHRKQGHRQPYTKVVINAINA, from the coding sequence ATGAGCACATATGCAATCATCAAAACTGGTGGAAAACAAGTTAAAGTTGAAGTAGGTCAAGCTATCTATGTTGAAAAACTTGATGTTGAAGCTGGTTCAGAAGTAACATTTAACGAAGTTGTTCTTGTTGGTGGTGACAAAACTGTTGTTGGTACACCAGTTGTTGAAGGAGCTACTGTTGTTGGTACTGTTGAAAAACAAGGTAAACAAAAGAAAGTTGTTACTTTCAAATACAAACCTAAAAAAGGTAGCCACCGTAAACAAGGTCACCGTCAGCCTTACACAAAAGTTGTTATCAACGCTATCAACGCTTAA
- a CDS encoding RluA family pseudouridine synthase has product MELIIKEAGIRLDKALADLTELSRSQANDEIKKGTVLVNGKAVKAKYAVKVGDVVTYEVPKEEVLEYTAENIPLDIIYEDADVAVVNKPQGMVVHPSVGHTSGTLVNALMYHIKDLSSINGVIRPGIVHRIDKDTSGLLMIAKNDTAHNALAAELKDKKSLRKYVAIVHGTIPNDRGVIEAPIGRSEKDRKKQAVTAKGKPALTHFKVLERFGNYTLVELTLETGRTHQIRVHMAYIGHPVAGDPLYGPRKTLKGNGQFLHAQTLGFTHPTTGETLTFMAEAPAIFKETLENLRNGKA; this is encoded by the coding sequence ATGGAGTTAATCATTAAGGAAGCTGGTATTCGTTTAGATAAGGCGCTAGCAGATTTGACAGAATTGTCACGTAGCCAAGCTAACGATGAAATCAAAAAAGGAACAGTTTTGGTCAATGGCAAAGCTGTTAAAGCGAAATATGCTGTCAAAGTTGGTGATGTTGTCACTTACGAAGTGCCAAAAGAAGAAGTGCTAGAATATACAGCTGAAAATATTCCACTCGATATTATTTACGAAGATGCTGACGTTGCTGTGGTCAATAAACCACAAGGAATGGTGGTTCATCCGTCAGTTGGTCATACGTCTGGAACATTAGTGAATGCCTTGATGTACCACATTAAAGATTTATCTTCGATTAACGGTGTGATTCGACCAGGAATTGTGCATCGTATTGATAAAGACACTTCAGGTTTGTTGATGATTGCTAAAAATGATACAGCTCACAACGCACTTGCAGCAGAATTAAAAGATAAAAAATCACTTCGTAAATACGTTGCAATCGTCCATGGCACTATTCCAAACGACCGTGGTGTTATTGAAGCACCAATTGGACGTTCAGAAAAAGACCGTAAAAAACAAGCTGTGACAGCAAAAGGCAAACCCGCTTTAACTCACTTTAAGGTTTTGGAACGTTTTGGAAATTATACGTTGGTTGAGTTGACTTTGGAAACAGGGCGTACGCACCAAATTCGTGTGCATATGGCGTATATTGGTCATCCTGTTGCTGGTGATCCGCTTTATGGACCACGTAAGACATTAAAAGGCAATGGTCAGTTTTTACATGCACAAACACTTGGTTTTACTCATCCAACAACGGGTGAAACATTGACTTTCATGGCAGAAGCACCAGCTATTTTTAAAGAAACATTGGAAAATCTAAGGAATGGCAAAGCTTAA
- the rpmA gene encoding 50S ribosomal protein L27 — protein sequence MLKMNLANLQLFAHKKGGGSTSNGRDSQAKRLGAKAADGQTVSGGSILYRQRGTHIYPGVNVGRGGDDTLFAKVEGVVRFERKGRDKKQVSVYPIAK from the coding sequence ATGTTAAAAATGAATCTTGCTAACTTGCAACTTTTCGCCCACAAAAAAGGTGGAGGTTCTACATCAAATGGTCGTGATTCACAAGCTAAACGTCTAGGTGCTAAAGCAGCTGACGGACAAACTGTTTCAGGTGGATCAATCCTTTACCGTCAACGCGGTACTCACATTTATCCAGGTGTAAACGTAGGTCGCGGTGGAGACGATACACTCTTCGCTAAAGTTGAAGGTGTTGTACGTTTCGAACGTAAAGGTCGCGATAAAAAACAAGTCTCTGTTTACCCTATCGCAAAATAA
- the thiI gene encoding tRNA uracil 4-sulfurtransferase ThiI: protein MQYSEIMVRYGELSTKGKNRMRFINKLKHNMKHVLSIYPDVRVVADRDRAHIYLNGTDYVSVAESLKQIFGIQGFSPSYKVEKNLETIKKAVQDVMKDVYHEGLTFKITSKRSDHNFEMDSRELNQYLGSAVFEVLPDIQAQMKGPDVNLKVEIREEAAYLSYENIKGAGGLPVGTAGRGMLMLSGGIDSPVAGYLALKRGVDIEAVHFASPPYTSPGALKKAQDLTRKLTKFGGNIDFIEVPFTEIQEEIKEKAPEAYLMTLTRRFMMRITDLIREERNGLVIINGESLGQVASQTLESMRAINAVTATPIIRPVVTMDKLEIIDIAQKIDTFDISIQPFEDCCTIFAPDRPKTNPKIKNVEQYEKRMDVEGLVERAVAGIKVTTITPQADHDEVDDLIDDLL from the coding sequence ATGCAGTATTCAGAAATTATGGTTCGTTACGGCGAACTATCAACCAAAGGAAAGAACCGTATGCGTTTCATCAATAAATTGAAACATAACATGAAACACGTTCTTTCAATTTATCCAGATGTGCGTGTTGTTGCTGACCGTGACCGTGCTCACATTTATTTAAATGGCACAGATTACGTATCAGTTGCTGAATCATTGAAACAAATTTTTGGGATTCAAGGCTTCTCGCCATCATACAAAGTTGAGAAAAATCTTGAAACTATTAAGAAAGCAGTTCAAGATGTGATGAAAGATGTTTATCACGAAGGACTAACTTTTAAAATTACAAGTAAACGTAGCGACCATAACTTTGAAATGGATAGTCGCGAATTGAACCAATACCTTGGTTCTGCTGTATTTGAGGTTTTACCAGATATCCAAGCTCAAATGAAAGGTCCAGATGTCAACTTGAAAGTGGAAATTCGTGAAGAAGCAGCTTACCTTTCCTATGAAAATATCAAAGGTGCTGGTGGTCTCCCTGTCGGAACAGCAGGACGAGGAATGTTGATGCTTTCTGGCGGAATTGATTCACCAGTTGCAGGTTACCTTGCTCTTAAACGTGGGGTTGATATTGAGGCAGTTCACTTTGCTAGCCCACCTTATACAAGCCCAGGTGCTCTTAAAAAAGCCCAAGATTTGACACGTAAGTTGACTAAATTTGGTGGTAATATTGATTTCATCGAAGTGCCATTTACAGAAATTCAAGAAGAAATTAAAGAAAAAGCACCTGAAGCTTACTTGATGACTTTGACACGTCGTTTCATGATGCGTATTACTGACCTTATCCGTGAAGAACGTAATGGTTTAGTGATTATTAATGGTGAAAGTCTTGGACAAGTTGCCAGTCAAACACTTGAAAGCATGCGTGCCATTAATGCGGTAACCGCAACCCCAATTATTCGTCCAGTTGTCACAATGGATAAATTAGAAATCATTGATATTGCTCAAAAAATCGATACTTTCGACATTTCAATTCAACCATTTGAGGACTGCTGTACTATTTTTGCACCTGACCGCCCAAAAACAAATCCAAAAATCAAAAATGTTGAACAATACGAAAAACGTATGGACGTTGAAGGACTTGTTGAGCGTGCGGTTGCAGGCATTAAAGTAACAACAATCACTCCACAAGCAGACCACGATGAGGTTGATGACTTGATTGATGATTTATTATAG
- a CDS encoding GNAT family N-acetyltransferase → MGLSRQKVNLFSKSYEDVKKLYLTAFPAVERLPYLPLVLNAYRRLANFYAYYDKDDFVGLVYLLENEEVIYLFFLAVNPNIRSRGYGSAILQDIRNLAGKRPIILAMEPLDKTAENYHQRVKRVVFYEKNGFNITDYYYHEGTEVYQVMATDASLNIQVVEKLTKKAVLGLIAISFEKKSE, encoded by the coding sequence ATGGGATTAAGTCGTCAAAAAGTTAACCTATTTTCAAAGAGTTATGAAGATGTTAAAAAATTATACCTAACTGCCTTTCCAGCAGTAGAACGGTTACCCTATTTGCCGTTAGTTTTGAATGCTTATCGGCGTTTAGCGAATTTTTATGCCTACTATGATAAGGATGACTTTGTTGGTTTAGTGTATTTGTTGGAGAATGAAGAAGTTATCTATCTGTTCTTTCTTGCGGTTAATCCAAATATTCGTTCACGTGGCTATGGCTCTGCCATTTTACAAGACATTAGAAATTTAGCAGGAAAACGTCCGATTATTCTTGCCATGGAACCATTAGATAAAACTGCTGAAAATTATCATCAACGTGTTAAACGAGTTGTTTTTTATGAAAAGAATGGCTTTAATATCACGGATTATTATTATCATGAAGGAACAGAAGTGTATCAAGTCATGGCAACAGATGCCTCACTTAACATTCAAGTAGTGGAAAAATTAACGAAAAAAGCGGTGCTAGGCTTAATTGCTATTTCATTTGAGAAAAAATCAGAATGA
- a CDS encoding ribosomal-processing cysteine protease Prp gives MIQATFIRHKGNLESVELIGHAGSGEYGFDIVCAAVSTLSINLVNSLEALADCNADLAINEIDGGYMKIDISHVTEKTDEKVQLLFESFLLGMTNLAENSQEFVSVQVIAN, from the coding sequence ATGATTCAAGCAACTTTTATTCGCCACAAGGGTAACTTAGAAAGTGTTGAACTGATTGGTCACGCTGGTAGTGGTGAGTATGGCTTTGATATCGTATGTGCAGCTGTCTCAACTTTATCAATTAACTTGGTTAATTCGTTAGAAGCTTTGGCAGATTGCAACGCTGATTTAGCTATCAATGAGATTGATGGTGGTTATATGAAGATTGATATCTCTCATGTAACTGAAAAGACAGATGAGAAAGTTCAACTTTTATTTGAAAGCTTTCTTTTAGGAATGACAAATTTGGCAGAAAACTCTCAAGAGTTTGTGTCAGTTCAAGTCATTGCAAACTAA
- a CDS encoding uracil-xanthine permease family protein — protein MENVKYDVHDMPKPGMLFGLSFQHLFAMFGSTVLVPILVGIDPAIALFSSGLGTLAHLTVTKYKIPAYMGSSFAYIATMQMLMKTDGIAAVAQGAIAGGLVYLIVALIVKFAGNAWIDKVLPPIVVGPIIIVIGLSLATTAVNDVMLKDGEYNFTYLLIGMVTLLAVILFNMYGKKIIGVIPILLGLIVGYLFSLIVGAVTGQTIVDLSDVAKSAWFQVPSFDILFVDYHFKLYPSAILTMAPIAFVTMTEHFGHVMVLNSLTGRDFFKDPGLDRTLTGDGIAQIIAGVFGAPPVTSYGENIGVMALNKIYSVYVIAGAAVIAVVMSFIGKISALLSSIPTPVIGGISIALFGVIASSGLKILVENKIDFDNKKNLLIASVILVSGIGGLTLQVAGLQITGVAFSTLLGIILYQILPEKD, from the coding sequence GTGGAAAACGTAAAATATGATGTGCACGATATGCCTAAACCAGGGATGTTGTTTGGACTATCCTTCCAGCATTTATTTGCCATGTTTGGCTCAACGGTTTTGGTTCCAATTTTAGTTGGTATCGATCCAGCAATCGCCCTTTTCTCAAGCGGTTTGGGGACATTGGCACATTTGACAGTAACTAAATATAAAATCCCAGCTTACATGGGTTCAAGCTTCGCTTACATTGCAACGATGCAAATGCTAATGAAAACCGATGGTATTGCGGCAGTAGCACAGGGGGCAATCGCAGGTGGTCTAGTTTACTTAATCGTTGCCTTGATTGTCAAATTTGCTGGAAATGCTTGGATTGATAAAGTTCTTCCACCAATTGTAGTTGGTCCAATCATTATTGTTATCGGACTTAGTCTTGCAACTACAGCTGTTAATGACGTCATGTTAAAAGATGGCGAATATAATTTCACATACTTGTTGATTGGTATGGTAACGCTTCTTGCTGTTATTCTATTTAACATGTATGGTAAGAAAATTATTGGTGTTATCCCAATTCTTCTTGGTTTGATTGTTGGTTATCTTTTCTCCTTGATTGTTGGCGCAGTAACAGGTCAAACGATTGTTGACTTATCAGACGTTGCTAAATCGGCCTGGTTCCAAGTTCCAAGTTTTGATATTCTTTTCGTGGATTATCATTTCAAACTTTATCCAAGCGCGATTTTGACAATGGCACCGATTGCTTTTGTCACTATGACTGAACATTTTGGTCATGTTATGGTGCTTAATAGTTTGACAGGACGTGATTTCTTTAAAGACCCAGGCCTTGATCGTACCCTTACAGGTGACGGTATTGCACAAATTATCGCTGGTGTCTTCGGTGCTCCCCCAGTAACATCTTACGGTGAAAACATTGGTGTTATGGCACTTAATAAGATTTATTCAGTTTATGTTATTGCTGGGGCAGCTGTGATTGCAGTAGTGATGAGTTTTATCGGAAAAATTTCAGCATTGCTTTCTTCAATCCCTACACCAGTTATCGGTGGAATTTCAATTGCTCTCTTTGGTGTTATCGCTTCAAGTGGTCTTAAAATCTTAGTTGAAAATAAAATTGATTTTGACAATAAGAAAAATCTTTTGATTGCAAGTGTTATCTTGGTATCTGGTATTGGTGGTTTGACATTGCAAGTTGCTGGTTTGCAAATTACAGGTGTCGCATTCTCAACACTTTTAGGTATCATTTTGTATCAAATTCTTCCAGAAAAGGATTAA
- a CDS encoding aspartate carbamoyltransferase catalytic subunit, producing MAVTDGVVSLKHLVTMETLSNEEVLGLIRRGVAFKTNKANFSLDRQYFAANLFFEPSTRTYKSFEVAERKLGLDVIEFDAKTSSVNKGETLYDTILTMSSLGIDICVIRHSMEDYYKELIDSRTIQTAIVNGGDGSGQHPSQCLLDLMTIHEEFGGFENLKVAIVGDITHSRVAKSNMQILKRLGAELYFAGPEQWYSSEFDVYGKYVAIDDIVDKADVMMMLRVQHERHDSERGFSKETYHKIYGLTAERYEKMKDSAIIMHPAPVNRDVEIADQLVEAPKSRIATQMQNGVFVRMAILEAVLNGKA from the coding sequence ATGGCAGTTACAGATGGCGTTGTTTCACTAAAACATTTAGTGACTATGGAAACATTATCAAACGAAGAAGTGCTTGGCTTGATTAGACGTGGTGTTGCGTTTAAAACAAATAAGGCGAATTTTAGTTTAGATAGGCAGTATTTTGCAGCAAATCTTTTCTTTGAACCGTCAACGCGTACGTATAAGTCTTTTGAAGTCGCTGAAAGGAAACTTGGATTGGATGTCATTGAATTTGACGCTAAAACAAGTTCAGTGAACAAAGGAGAGACTTTGTATGATACTATTTTGACGATGAGTTCTTTGGGAATTGACATTTGTGTGATTCGCCATTCAATGGAAGATTACTACAAAGAATTAATTGATAGTCGAACAATTCAAACAGCAATTGTGAATGGTGGTGACGGTTCAGGTCAACATCCAAGCCAATGTCTGTTGGATTTAATGACGATTCATGAAGAGTTTGGCGGCTTTGAAAATCTAAAAGTAGCTATCGTTGGTGATATTACCCATTCACGTGTGGCAAAATCAAACATGCAAATTTTAAAACGTCTCGGAGCAGAATTATATTTTGCTGGTCCAGAACAATGGTATTCAAGTGAATTTGATGTTTATGGAAAATACGTTGCAATCGATGATATTGTTGATAAGGCAGATGTCATGATGATGCTTCGTGTTCAACATGAACGCCATGATAGCGAACGTGGTTTTTCAAAAGAAACCTATCATAAGATATATGGTTTAACAGCTGAACGTTATGAAAAAATGAAAGATTCTGCGATTATCATGCACCCTGCCCCAGTCAATCGTGATGTGGAAATTGCAGATCAATTAGTAGAAGCGCCTAAATCACGAATTGCAACACAAATGCAAAATGGTGTTTTTGTACGAATGGCAATTCTAGAAGCTGTGCTGAACGGCAAAGCTTAA
- a CDS encoding LysR family transcriptional regulator encodes MNIQQLRYVVAIANSGTFREAASKLFVSQPSLSVAIRDLEDELGFQIFTRTTTGAVLTSHGMTFYEKALEVVKSFDSFEKQFSQAAADSDEFSIASQHYDFLPPLITAFSQAHPEHKDFRIFESTTIQILDEIAQGDSEIGIIYLNNQNRKGLLQRMEKLGLEFVELIPFPTHIYLAKEHPLAKKDSLVMADLLGFPTVRFTQEKDEYLYYSENFVDTTDSSRIFNVTDRATLNGILERTDAYATGSGFLDSRSVNGITVIPLEDDLDNKMVYIKRRDKNLSACALKFIAVMKDYFAKFSPKVTK; translated from the coding sequence ATGAACATACAACAATTGCGTTATGTCGTGGCGATTGCCAATAGTGGTACATTTCGTGAGGCGGCTTCTAAACTTTTTGTAAGCCAACCCAGTTTATCAGTAGCAATTAGAGATTTGGAAGACGAACTTGGCTTTCAAATCTTTACTCGAACAACAACTGGAGCGGTTTTGACAAGTCATGGGATGACTTTTTATGAGAAAGCTCTTGAGGTTGTGAAAAGTTTTGATTCCTTTGAAAAACAGTTTTCACAAGCAGCAGCGGATTCAGATGAATTTTCAATTGCCAGTCAGCACTATGATTTTTTGCCACCGTTAATTACCGCTTTTTCACAAGCTCATCCAGAACATAAAGATTTTCGTATTTTTGAATCAACGACGATTCAAATTTTAGATGAAATTGCTCAAGGTGATAGTGAGATTGGGATTATCTATTTAAATAACCAAAATCGTAAAGGGCTTTTGCAGCGTATGGAAAAGCTTGGCTTGGAATTTGTTGAGTTAATTCCATTTCCAACCCATATTTATCTTGCTAAAGAACATCCTTTAGCGAAAAAAGATAGCTTGGTTATGGCTGATTTATTAGGATTTCCGACTGTGCGATTTACCCAAGAAAAAGATGAGTACCTTTACTATTCTGAAAATTTTGTGGATACAACGGATAGTTCTCGTATCTTCAATGTTACTGACCGTGCTACTTTGAATGGTATTTTGGAAAGAACAGATGCCTATGCAACAGGCTCTGGTTTCTTAGATAGTCGTAGCGTAAACGGAATTACTGTCATTCCACTTGAAGATGATTTGGATAATAAAATGGTTTACATCAAACGCCGTGATAAGAATTTATCAGCTTGTGCGCTTAAATTTATCGCTGTTATGAAAGATTATTTTGCTAAATTCAGCCCAAAGGTGACTAAATGA
- the pyrR gene encoding bifunctional pyr operon transcriptional regulator/uracil phosphoribosyltransferase PyrR has product MKTKEIVDDVTMKRAITRITYEIIERNKNLDNIVLAGIKTRGVFIARRIQDRLKQLEGIDIPIGELDTKPFRDDMKVEEDTTDMPVDITGKDVILVDDVLYTGRTIRAAIDNLVSLGRPARVSLAVLVDRGHRELPIRADYVGKNIPTSAVEEIIVEVIEVDGKDCVSIVDPS; this is encoded by the coding sequence ATGAAAACAAAAGAAATTGTTGACGACGTAACAATGAAACGTGCGATTACACGTATCACTTATGAGATTATCGAGCGTAATAAAAATCTTGATAATATTGTTCTCGCAGGAATTAAGACGCGTGGTGTTTTTATCGCTCGTCGCATTCAAGATCGCTTGAAACAATTGGAAGGAATTGATATTCCAATTGGCGAACTTGATACCAAACCTTTCCGTGATGATATGAAAGTTGAAGAAGATACAACTGATATGCCAGTTGATATTACTGGAAAAGATGTGATTTTGGTTGATGATGTTCTTTATACAGGACGTACAATCCGTGCAGCAATTGATAACTTGGTAAGTCTTGGACGTCCAGCGCGTGTCAGTCTTGCTGTACTTGTTGACCGTGGTCACCGTGAACTCCCAATTCGTGCTGATTATGTTGGTAAAAATATTCCAACAAGTGCTGTGGAAGAAATTATTGTTGAAGTGATTGAAGTAGATGGAAAAGATTGCGTCAGCATTGTTGATCCGAGCTAA
- the lspA gene encoding signal peptidase II, with translation MKTLRKVYFPLAAVVLIVLDQLSKLWIVNHITLDTIQECLPGIFSLTYLRNYGAAFSILQNQQWLFAVITFAVVGAACYYFVKNINGQFWFLLGLILIISGGLGNFIDRVRLGYVVDMIHLDFMNFAVFNMADSYLTVGVVILFIALWKEEENGVNH, from the coding sequence ATGAAGACATTAAGAAAAGTTTATTTTCCACTTGCTGCTGTGGTTTTGATTGTTTTAGACCAGTTAAGTAAGCTATGGATTGTTAATCACATCACTTTGGACACCATTCAAGAGTGTTTGCCAGGCATTTTTAGCTTAACTTACTTGCGTAATTATGGCGCTGCTTTTTCGATTTTACAAAATCAACAATGGCTATTTGCGGTTATTACGTTTGCGGTCGTTGGGGCTGCTTGCTATTATTTTGTTAAAAATATCAACGGTCAGTTTTGGTTTTTACTTGGTTTAATCCTCATTATCTCAGGCGGTTTAGGAAATTTTATTGACCGTGTGCGCCTTGGTTATGTTGTTGATATGATTCATTTAGATTTTATGAATTTTGCGGTGTTTAATATGGCGGATTCTTATTTAACAGTTGGGGTTGTGATACTATTCATTGCCCTTTGGAAAGAGGAGGAGAATGGAGTTAATCATTAA